In the genome of Variibacter gotjawalensis, one region contains:
- the uvrA gene encoding excinuclease ABC subunit UvrA, whose translation MTDRFDKAQPRRADERVISIRGAREHNLKNVDLEIPRDKLVVFTGLSGSGKSSLAFDTIYAEGQRRYVESLSAYARQFLEMMQKPDVDQIDGLSPAISIEQKTTSKNPRSTVGTVTEIYDYMRLLWARIGVPYSPATGLPIESQTISQMVDRILALPEGTRLYLLAPVVRGRKGEYRKELAEFLKKGYQRVKIDGKFHEIAETPALDKKFKHDIDVVVDRVVVRADIATRLSDSLEQCLKLAEGLAIAEFADQAQSDAYKVAQGGSEAPAAKSDAPQGSKTKGAKIHDQSGPERIMFSEKFACPVSGFTIPEIEPRLFSFNNPFGACPDCGGLGVEQMIDPDLVVPDKELSLKKGALAPWAKSSSPYYTQTLEALSRSYRFSLTAKWKDLSKDARDAILYGSGERDIKFVYDDGMRAYETKKPFEGIINNLQRRFLETDSEWAREELGKYFSDIPCKACKGYRLKPEALCVKIDGLHIGQASEMSVAKAGEWFTSLPARLNDKQNEIAVRVLKEIRDRLRFLVDVGLTYLTLARASGTLSGGESQRIRLASQIGSGLTGVLYVLDEPSIGLHQRDNARLLETLKRLRDLGNTVIVVEHDEDAILQADYVFDIGPAAGIHGGQIIAHGTPKEVMANKASLTGKYLTGELGINVPERREPQRGRWLKVVGARGNNLKNVTAEIPLGVFTAITGVSGGGKSTLLVDTLYRAVARKLNNASEAPAPHDRLEGLEHIDKIIDIDQSPIGRTPRSNPATYTGAFTPIREWFAGLPEAKARGYEPGRFSFNVKGGRCEACQGDGVIKIEMHFLPDVYVTCDVCKGKRYNRETLDVTFKNKSIADVLDMTVEEACDFFKAVPRVRNILETLRQVGLGYIHVGQQANTLSGGEAQRVKLAKELCKRATGRTLYILDEPTTGLHFHDVAKLLEVLHELADQGNSVVVIEHNLEVIKTADWVIDLGPEGGDGGGEIVASGPPEVIVKEKRSYTGQFLAEVLARRPTRAKKRSEAAE comes from the coding sequence ATGACCGACCGGTTTGACAAGGCGCAGCCTCGCCGCGCCGACGAACGCGTGATTTCCATTCGCGGCGCGCGCGAACACAACCTCAAGAACGTCGATCTCGAAATCCCGCGCGACAAGCTCGTCGTGTTCACGGGCTTGTCCGGCTCGGGCAAATCCTCGCTCGCCTTCGACACGATCTACGCCGAGGGCCAGCGCCGCTACGTCGAGTCGCTCTCGGCTTATGCCCGCCAGTTCCTCGAAATGATGCAGAAGCCGGACGTCGACCAGATCGACGGCCTCTCGCCGGCCATCTCGATCGAACAGAAGACGACGTCGAAGAATCCGCGCTCGACGGTCGGCACCGTCACGGAAATCTACGATTACATGCGCCTGCTCTGGGCGCGCATCGGGGTGCCCTACTCGCCCGCCACGGGCCTGCCGATCGAGAGCCAGACCATCTCGCAGATGGTCGACCGCATTCTCGCGCTGCCGGAAGGCACCCGCCTCTATCTGCTTGCGCCGGTCGTGCGCGGCCGCAAGGGCGAATACCGCAAGGAGCTCGCCGAGTTCCTCAAGAAGGGCTACCAGCGCGTCAAGATCGACGGCAAATTCCACGAGATCGCCGAGACCCCGGCGCTCGACAAGAAATTCAAGCACGATATCGATGTCGTGGTGGACCGCGTCGTCGTCCGTGCCGACATCGCGACGCGCCTCTCCGACTCGCTCGAACAGTGCCTCAAGCTCGCCGAAGGCTTGGCGATCGCCGAATTCGCCGACCAAGCCCAGTCCGACGCTTACAAAGTCGCGCAAGGTGGCAGCGAAGCGCCGGCCGCGAAGTCCGACGCGCCGCAAGGATCGAAGACCAAAGGCGCGAAGATCCACGACCAATCCGGCCCCGAGCGCATCATGTTCTCGGAGAAGTTCGCCTGCCCGGTGTCCGGTTTCACGATCCCGGAGATCGAGCCGCGCCTCTTCTCGTTCAACAACCCGTTCGGCGCCTGCCCGGATTGCGGCGGCCTCGGCGTCGAGCAGATGATCGACCCGGATCTCGTCGTCCCGGACAAGGAGCTGAGCCTCAAGAAAGGCGCGCTCGCGCCGTGGGCGAAATCCTCCTCGCCGTATTACACGCAGACGCTCGAAGCGCTCTCGCGCTCCTACCGCTTCAGCCTCACGGCGAAGTGGAAGGATCTCTCCAAGGACGCGCGCGACGCGATCCTCTACGGCTCCGGCGAGCGCGACATCAAGTTCGTCTACGACGACGGCATGCGCGCCTACGAGACGAAGAAGCCGTTCGAAGGCATCATCAACAACCTGCAGCGCCGCTTCCTCGAAACCGACAGCGAATGGGCGCGCGAGGAACTCGGCAAGTATTTCTCGGACATCCCGTGCAAGGCGTGCAAAGGCTATCGCCTCAAGCCGGAAGCCCTCTGCGTCAAGATCGACGGGCTGCACATCGGCCAGGCCTCAGAAATGTCGGTCGCTAAGGCCGGTGAATGGTTCACCTCGCTGCCCGCGCGCCTCAACGACAAGCAGAACGAGATCGCGGTCCGCGTCCTGAAAGAAATCCGCGATCGCCTGCGCTTCCTCGTCGACGTCGGCCTCACGTATCTCACGCTCGCGCGCGCCTCCGGCACGCTGTCGGGCGGCGAGAGCCAGCGTATCCGCCTCGCCTCGCAGATCGGCTCCGGCCTCACCGGCGTGCTCTACGTGCTCGACGAACCGTCCATCGGCCTGCACCAGCGCGACAACGCGCGCCTGCTCGAAACGCTCAAGCGCCTGCGCGACCTCGGCAACACCGTCATCGTCGTCGAGCATGACGAGGACGCGATCCTCCAGGCCGACTACGTGTTCGACATCGGCCCCGCCGCCGGCATCCACGGCGGCCAGATCATCGCGCACGGCACGCCGAAAGAGGTGATGGCCAACAAGGCATCCCTCACCGGCAAATATCTCACGGGCGAACTCGGCATCAACGTGCCGGAGCGGCGCGAGCCGCAACGCGGGCGTTGGCTCAAAGTTGTCGGCGCGCGCGGCAACAACCTGAAAAACGTCACGGCGGAAATCCCGCTCGGCGTCTTCACGGCAATCACCGGCGTCTCCGGCGGCGGAAAATCGACGCTGCTGGTCGACACGCTCTACCGCGCCGTCGCGCGCAAGCTCAACAATGCGAGCGAAGCACCCGCCCCGCACGATCGCCTTGAAGGCCTCGAACACATCGACAAGATCATCGACATCGACCAGTCGCCGATCGGCCGCACGCCGCGCTCGAACCCGGCGACCTATACGGGCGCGTTTACGCCGATCCGCGAATGGTTCGCCGGCCTTCCCGAAGCGAAGGCGCGCGGCTACGAGCCGGGCCGCTTCTCGTTCAACGTCAAGGGCGGCCGCTGCGAAGCCTGCCAGGGCGACGGCGTCATCAAGATCGAGATGCACTTCCTGCCGGACGTCTACGTCACCTGCGACGTCTGCAAGGGCAAGCGCTACAACCGCGAGACGCTCGACGTCACCTTCAAGAACAAGTCGATCGCCGATGTGCTCGACATGACGGTCGAGGAAGCCTGCGATTTCTTCAAGGCGGTGCCGCGCGTGCGCAACATTCTGGAGACGCTGCGCCAGGTCGGTCTCGGCTACATCCATGTCGGCCAGCAGGCGAATACGCTGTCCGGCGGCGAGGCGCAGCGCGTCAAGCTCGCTAAGGAACTCTGCAAACGCGCGACCGGCCGCACGCTCTACATTCTCGACGAGCCGACCACCGGCCTCCACTTCCACGACGTCGCCAAGCTGCTCGAGGTGCTGCACGAGCTCGCCGACCAGGGCAACTCGGTCGTCGTCATCGAGCACAACCTTGAGGTCATCAAGACGGCCGACTGGGTGATCGACCTCGGCCCCGAGGGCGGCGACGGCGGCGGCGAGATCGTCGCCTCAGGCCCGCCGGAAGTGATCGTGAAGGAGAAGCGGAGTTACACCGGCCAGTTCCTGGCCGAGGTGCTGGCCCGCCGCCCGACCCGCGCGAAGAAACGGAGCGAGGCGGCGGAGTGA
- a CDS encoding ParA family protein — MKKASVINFKGGVGKTTLSLHLACFLAKDHRVLVVDVDHQSSLSVVVLRALWDKRVRSNSTVNRIFESFCNRKVAFPGDEIIVKNAFHERDKRFDIYPNLDFVSAQFELDDTEIDLASTNYGNAALSDWEKRTLLAAWLDSIKASEKYDYVIFDCPPATKIVSQNALAASNCYIVPVIPDELSS; from the coding sequence GTGAAGAAAGCTTCTGTCATCAATTTTAAAGGCGGCGTCGGGAAAACAACGTTATCCTTGCATCTTGCCTGCTTCCTCGCGAAAGACCACCGCGTTTTGGTGGTCGACGTGGACCACCAGTCGAGCTTATCTGTAGTGGTTCTGAGGGCATTGTGGGACAAACGTGTTCGTTCAAATTCGACTGTGAATCGCATTTTCGAATCGTTCTGCAATCGTAAGGTTGCTTTCCCAGGCGACGAAATTATCGTCAAGAATGCATTTCATGAACGAGACAAAAGATTCGATATCTATCCAAACCTAGACTTCGTATCTGCGCAGTTTGAGCTCGACGACACTGAGATTGACTTAGCTTCGACCAATTACGGGAATGCTGCGCTGTCAGACTGGGAAAAGCGCACTTTGCTAGCGGCTTGGCTTGACTCAATAAAGGCTTCGGAAAAATACGACTACGTGATTTTTGATTGTCCCCCGGCAACAAAGATAGTGAGTCAGAATGCCCTCGCAGCGAGTAACTGCTACATAGTCCCAGTCATCCCAGACGAACTTTCGAGTTGA
- a CDS encoding alpha/beta hydrolase — MRAALTALLSLVATSALAQQPLDVPAKQLPVPNTVSPQVQKLIGAPLRNNWNIQPKTGEEWKVVADQGAEPTIKNLPKLLDDLKVKVEKQTIDGVRVFVVTPEKILPQNKNRVLIHMHGGCYVLNPREAGLPEAVMIAAFGGFKVMAVDYRMPPEAYFPAALDDGITVWKALLKQKVKPKNIGILGTSAGGALTLAMVLKAKELKLPMPGAISSGTPMSDVTKAGDTFQTNEMVDNVLVSRDGFCDAGTKVYANGRDFKDPLLSPVYGDMGGFPPTILTSGTRDLLLSNTVRVHRKLRQAGVIADLNVYEGQSHAHYLRDHTAPETKEVFTDMGKFFDRHLGK; from the coding sequence ATGCGCGCAGCTCTCACGGCCCTGCTCTCGCTCGTCGCTACATCGGCACTCGCTCAACAGCCGCTCGACGTTCCGGCCAAGCAACTGCCGGTGCCGAACACCGTCTCGCCGCAGGTGCAGAAGCTGATCGGCGCACCGCTGCGCAATAACTGGAACATTCAGCCGAAGACCGGAGAGGAATGGAAAGTCGTCGCCGACCAAGGCGCCGAGCCGACCATCAAGAATCTGCCGAAACTGCTCGACGATCTGAAGGTGAAGGTCGAAAAGCAGACCATCGACGGCGTCCGCGTCTTCGTCGTCACGCCCGAGAAAATCCTGCCGCAGAATAAGAACCGCGTGCTGATCCACATGCACGGCGGCTGCTACGTGCTCAATCCGCGCGAAGCCGGATTGCCCGAAGCCGTGATGATCGCGGCCTTCGGCGGCTTCAAGGTGATGGCGGTCGATTATCGCATGCCGCCGGAAGCGTACTTCCCAGCCGCGCTCGACGACGGCATCACGGTTTGGAAGGCGCTGCTCAAGCAGAAGGTGAAGCCGAAGAATATCGGCATCCTCGGCACCTCGGCGGGCGGCGCGTTGACGCTCGCTATGGTGCTTAAGGCGAAAGAGTTGAAGCTGCCGATGCCGGGCGCGATCTCGTCCGGCACACCGATGTCCGACGTGACGAAGGCCGGCGACACTTTCCAGACCAACGAGATGGTCGACAACGTGCTGGTCTCGCGCGACGGGTTCTGCGATGCGGGCACCAAGGTCTACGCGAACGGGCGCGACTTCAAGGATCCCCTGCTCTCGCCGGTCTACGGCGACATGGGCGGCTTCCCGCCGACGATCCTCACCAGCGGCACGCGCGATCTCCTGCTCTCCAACACCGTCCGCGTCCACCGCAAGCTGCGCCAGGCCGGCGTGATCGCGGACCTCAACGTTTACGAAGGCCAAAGCCACGCGCATTATCTGCGTGACCACACGGCGCCGGAGACCAAAGAGGTGTTCACCGACATGGGAAAATTCTTCGACCGCCACCTCGGAAAATGA
- a CDS encoding acetyl-CoA C-acetyltransferase yields the protein MTLRRAAIVSPIRTAVGKFGGSLAALNAGDLGAVILKALMERTKIDPARVDDVVFSQGYANGEAPAVGRWAWLAAGLPIEVPGYQLDRRCGSGLQAIVNAAQMIQTGMSDVVVAGGVESMSNVEYYTTEGRRGARAGGMMLHDRLTRGRLMSQPIERFGVISGMIETAENLARDYQITRQASDAYAVRSHQRAAAAWKNGLFDDELVEVPVPQRKGEPVMFKHDEGYRSDATLESLGALKAIEAKTIPGAVVTAGNASQQNDAAAACLVVAEDKLDELGLTPIAYFHSAAAAGCEPSRMGIGPVPAVERLFGRTGLKWKDIDVVELNEAFAPQVLAVLKGWGWSDTDSRHDILNVNGSGISLGHPIGATGGRILANLTRELVRRDAKYGLETMCIGGGQGVAAVFERAA from the coding sequence ATGACGTTACGTCGCGCCGCGATCGTCTCCCCGATCCGCACCGCCGTCGGTAAATTCGGCGGCAGCCTCGCCGCGCTCAATGCGGGCGATCTCGGCGCCGTCATTCTGAAAGCGCTGATGGAGCGCACCAAGATCGATCCGGCGCGCGTCGACGACGTCGTCTTCTCGCAGGGCTACGCGAATGGCGAAGCGCCGGCGGTCGGCCGCTGGGCGTGGCTCGCCGCGGGCCTGCCGATCGAGGTGCCGGGCTATCAACTCGACCGCCGCTGCGGCTCCGGCCTGCAGGCGATCGTCAACGCGGCGCAGATGATTCAGACGGGCATGTCGGACGTGGTCGTGGCCGGCGGCGTCGAGTCGATGTCGAACGTCGAATACTACACGACCGAAGGCCGCCGCGGCGCGCGCGCCGGCGGCATGATGCTGCACGATCGCCTCACCCGCGGGCGCCTCATGTCGCAGCCGATCGAACGCTTCGGCGTCATCTCCGGCATGATTGAGACGGCCGAAAACCTCGCACGCGATTATCAGATCACGCGCCAGGCGTCGGACGCTTACGCAGTGCGCTCGCATCAGCGCGCGGCGGCCGCGTGGAAGAACGGCCTGTTCGACGATGAGCTCGTCGAGGTGCCGGTGCCGCAGCGCAAGGGCGAGCCCGTCATGTTCAAGCACGACGAAGGCTATCGTTCAGACGCGACGCTGGAATCTCTCGGCGCGCTCAAAGCCATCGAAGCGAAGACCATTCCGGGCGCCGTCGTCACCGCCGGCAATGCGAGCCAGCAGAACGATGCTGCCGCCGCCTGCCTCGTCGTCGCCGAGGATAAACTCGACGAACTCGGCCTCACTCCGATCGCTTACTTCCACAGCGCGGCCGCCGCCGGTTGCGAGCCGAGCCGCATGGGCATCGGCCCCGTCCCGGCCGTGGAGCGCCTCTTCGGCCGCACCGGCCTGAAGTGGAAAGACATCGACGTCGTCGAACTCAACGAAGCCTTCGCGCCGCAGGTGCTCGCCGTACTCAAGGGCTGGGGCTGGAGCGATACAGACAGCCGCCACGACATCCTCAACGTCAACGGCTCCGGCATTTCGCTCGGCCACCCCATCGGGGCGACCGGCGGCCGCATCCTCGCGAACCTGACGCGCGAGCTCGTCCGCCGCGACGCGAAATACGGGCTGGAGACGATGTGCATCGGCGGCGGCCAGGGCGTCGCCGCCGTGTTCGAGCGCGCGGCCTAA
- a CDS encoding alpha/beta hydrolase, translated as MANAEIDAIRKLLTSKARPVGWSERRQRIEEVGAAFPIASDIKLEEADCDGVRAEWSLAPGSDASRVLLFFHGGGYCSGSIVSHRSMVTEAGRAAGVRTLAVEYRLAPEHPYPAAHEDALKAWRFLRQRGFAPEQIIVGGDSAGGNLTASLVLKLRALGEALPACCWLASPWLDLTMSGETLVLKDGVDPLIHKPYLEELASAYAGSASRNDPGVSPYFADVTGFPPTLIQVGSAETLIDDAVRFARKLGIADVPVTLEIWPDMIHAWPLWNAKVAEGRRALEHVGQFAKRWLR; from the coding sequence GTGGCCAACGCCGAGATCGACGCTATCCGGAAGCTGCTGACGTCGAAGGCGCGGCCGGTCGGTTGGAGCGAGCGGCGTCAGCGCATCGAAGAGGTCGGTGCGGCGTTTCCAATCGCGAGCGATATCAAACTCGAAGAAGCCGATTGCGACGGGGTGCGGGCGGAGTGGTCGCTCGCGCCCGGTAGCGATGCGTCGCGCGTTTTGCTGTTCTTCCACGGTGGCGGGTATTGTTCCGGCTCGATCGTCAGCCATCGCAGCATGGTAACCGAGGCAGGACGGGCGGCGGGTGTCCGCACGCTGGCGGTCGAGTATCGGCTTGCGCCGGAGCATCCTTATCCCGCCGCGCATGAAGACGCGCTGAAGGCGTGGCGATTCTTGCGCCAGCGCGGCTTTGCGCCGGAGCAGATCATCGTCGGCGGCGACAGCGCGGGCGGCAATCTCACGGCGTCGCTTGTGCTGAAGTTGCGCGCGCTTGGCGAGGCATTGCCGGCGTGCTGTTGGCTCGCATCGCCGTGGCTCGATCTCACGATGTCGGGCGAGACGCTGGTGTTGAAAGATGGCGTCGATCCGCTGATCCACAAGCCGTATCTCGAAGAACTCGCGAGCGCCTATGCGGGTTCGGCGAGCCGCAACGATCCCGGTGTGTCACCATATTTCGCGGACGTCACCGGATTTCCGCCGACGCTGATCCAAGTCGGCTCGGCGGAAACGTTGATCGACGACGCGGTGCGTTTCGCACGCAAACTCGGCATCGCCGATGTGCCGGTCACGCTCGAAATTTGGCCGGACATGATCCACGCCTGGCCGCTGTGGAACGCGAAGGTCGCGGAAGGCCGGCGCGCGCTCGAACACGTCGGCCAATTCGCCAAGCGCTGGCTGCGTTAG
- a CDS encoding rhodanese-like domain-containing protein: MKTAQQMVDEANAVVPRISPDEAKAMVGKSDVLFLDVREPSEVAAAGKVPGAVNIPRGLVEFRADPSSQLHDKNFDRSKTIVAYCASGGRSALVGKTLKELGYEKVLNLGGFKGWVDAGGDVEK, from the coding sequence ATGAAAACCGCTCAGCAAATGGTCGACGAGGCAAACGCGGTGGTGCCGCGTATTTCGCCGGATGAGGCCAAGGCGATGGTCGGGAAAAGCGATGTTCTGTTCCTCGATGTGCGCGAGCCGTCCGAAGTTGCCGCAGCGGGCAAAGTTCCGGGCGCCGTGAATATCCCGCGCGGTCTCGTCGAGTTCCGCGCCGATCCGAGCTCGCAGCTTCACGACAAGAATTTCGATCGCAGCAAGACGATTGTCGCCTATTGCGCGTCGGGCGGACGCTCCGCGCTCGTCGGCAAAACGCTGAAGGAACTCGGCTACGAGAAGGTGTTGAATCTCGGCGGCTTCAAAGGTTGGGTCGACGCCGGCGGCGACGTGGAGAAGTAA
- a CDS encoding acyltransferase family protein gives MPYPHDDPRTQNSYDFVRFFAASCVLYSHHFDLAGFDEPIVPGYRADFGQFGVAIFFALSGFLICQSLQRSTDWVRFFAARFFRIMPNLAFVLIVSSLTTLIWYRNGAHLSAHTSYVAENLAMFVRGVTKFIPGVFGNAERQDINDPLWTLPYEFWLYVLLAALFFVGRRFSGIAVTIAALAIAAIWLYCQSEDVDFMLGPLESDDLFRLSAYFLAGSLLAILWPHISRFAIPLGIAGLVVAFTVRRVTDEETALSAIALAAAVIGLGSTKLLAWFARGGDASYGIYVFAWPVQQFALLLVGAFWPSMALAFVITVAIGYATWHSFEKRAMTLPARISRAAHARA, from the coding sequence ATGCCGTACCCGCACGACGATCCGCGCACGCAGAATAGCTACGATTTCGTACGCTTTTTCGCAGCTTCGTGTGTGCTCTACAGCCATCACTTCGATCTCGCCGGTTTCGATGAGCCGATCGTGCCGGGCTACCGAGCGGACTTCGGCCAATTCGGCGTCGCGATATTTTTCGCGTTGTCCGGATTTTTGATCTGCCAGTCGTTGCAGCGCTCGACAGATTGGGTGCGGTTCTTCGCCGCGCGTTTCTTCCGCATCATGCCGAACCTCGCATTCGTGCTGATCGTCTCATCGCTCACGACGCTCATCTGGTATCGCAACGGCGCGCATCTCTCTGCGCACACCTCATACGTCGCCGAGAACCTCGCAATGTTCGTTCGCGGCGTCACCAAATTCATCCCGGGCGTATTCGGAAATGCTGAACGGCAAGACATCAACGACCCGCTTTGGACTCTTCCCTACGAATTCTGGCTCTACGTGCTGCTCGCCGCGCTGTTTTTTGTCGGCCGCCGCTTCAGCGGGATTGCCGTAACCATTGCGGCGCTCGCGATCGCAGCGATCTGGCTCTACTGCCAGAGCGAAGACGTTGACTTCATGCTGGGCCCCCTGGAAAGCGACGACCTCTTCCGCCTCAGCGCTTATTTCCTCGCAGGGTCCTTGCTCGCAATCTTGTGGCCGCACATCAGCAGGTTCGCGATTCCGCTCGGCATCGCCGGCTTGGTGGTCGCCTTTACGGTGCGTCGCGTGACCGACGAAGAAACCGCACTCAGCGCGATAGCGCTTGCGGCCGCTGTTATCGGCCTCGGCAGTACAAAACTCCTAGCGTGGTTCGCGCGTGGCGGTGATGCATCCTACGGCATCTACGTCTTCGCTTGGCCCGTGCAACAATTTGCGCTGCTGCTCGTTGGCGCATTCTGGCCTTCGATGGCTCTTGCCTTCGTTATTACAGTCGCGATCGGTTACGCCACGTGGCACAGCTTCGAAAAGCGCGCGATGACGCTACCGGCGCGGATTTCGCGCGCCGCCCATGCGCGGGCATGA
- a CDS encoding 2-hydroxyacid dehydrogenase, protein MSLPRIVVVPPTFAATQELARTLAPQGFDLVISGSEPAALEANLADAEYLVCFPNVKTGDALFGAAPKLKLFQLLSAGYDDVDIEAARRAKVPVCNNGGANAISVAEHAIMLMLTVSRRVVWQHDNVSNGRWRGNGPAPRMYELSEKTLGIVGLGTIGKKVARLGRAFGMRVQYYDIARLTEDAEDALGVRFRLLGELLATSDIVSLHVPLNASTRHMIGETQLASMKDEAIIVNTSRGPVIDEAALTRALADNKLFGAGLDVFDQEPPQPDNPLFKLPNVVLTAHYAGPTWDNQIARLRNAYDNVQRVARGEKPLWVVPELAELVR, encoded by the coding sequence ATGTCTCTCCCCCGCATCGTCGTCGTACCGCCCACTTTCGCCGCCACGCAGGAGCTCGCGCGCACGCTCGCGCCGCAGGGCTTCGACCTCGTCATTTCGGGCAGCGAACCCGCCGCCCTCGAAGCGAACCTTGCCGACGCCGAATATCTCGTCTGCTTCCCGAACGTGAAGACGGGCGACGCCCTCTTCGGCGCAGCTCCGAAGCTGAAGCTCTTCCAGCTCCTCAGTGCCGGCTACGACGACGTCGATATCGAAGCCGCGCGCCGCGCGAAAGTGCCGGTCTGCAACAACGGCGGCGCCAACGCGATCTCGGTCGCCGAACACGCCATCATGCTGATGCTGACGGTTTCCCGCCGCGTCGTATGGCAACACGACAACGTCTCGAACGGGCGCTGGCGCGGCAACGGCCCCGCCCCCCGCATGTATGAGCTGAGTGAGAAGACCCTCGGCATTGTCGGCCTCGGCACGATCGGCAAAAAGGTCGCGCGCCTCGGTCGCGCATTCGGCATGCGCGTGCAGTATTACGACATCGCGCGCCTGACCGAAGATGCCGAAGACGCGCTCGGCGTTCGCTTCCGCTTGCTCGGCGAACTGCTCGCGACCTCGGACATCGTGAGCCTTCACGTACCGCTCAACGCGTCGACCCGCCACATGATCGGCGAAACGCAACTCGCATCGATGAAGGACGAAGCCATCATCGTCAACACGAGCCGTGGTCCGGTGATCGACGAAGCCGCGCTCACCCGCGCGCTCGCCGACAACAAGCTGTTCGGTGCCGGCCTCGACGTGTTCGACCAAGAACCGCCGCAACCCGACAATCCGCTCTTCAAGCTTCCGAACGTTGTGCTCACGGCGCATTATGCCGGGCCGACGTGGGACAACCAGATTGCCCGGCTCCGTAACGCCTACGACAACGTGCAACGTGTCGCGCGCGGCGAGAAGCCGCTGTGGGTCGTGCCCGAGCTTGCCGAACTGGTGCGCTAA
- a CDS encoding DUF6636 domain-containing protein → MKTTIIAAALLLASFAPTHAQTVDGDNFASPSRNIYCNYFKGDGPPSVRCDLMQVSNRQPPRPRDCDLEYGRSFEVTANATKAMRICVGDTVADPGVRVLPYGQTWQKDGFTCYSAESGMTCRNNRGAGFELSRAAQKIF, encoded by the coding sequence TTGAAAACAACGATCATTGCGGCGGCGCTATTGCTTGCGTCGTTCGCACCCACCCATGCGCAAACAGTCGACGGCGACAATTTCGCGAGCCCGTCGCGCAACATCTACTGCAACTACTTTAAGGGCGACGGGCCGCCGTCGGTGCGCTGCGATTTGATGCAGGTGTCCAATCGGCAACCGCCGCGCCCGCGCGACTGCGATCTCGAATACGGACGCTCGTTCGAAGTTACGGCGAATGCGACCAAGGCGATGCGCATTTGCGTCGGCGATACGGTCGCGGATCCGGGCGTACGCGTTCTGCCATACGGTCAGACGTGGCAGAAGGACGGCTTCACGTGCTATTCGGCTGAAAGCGGCATGACGTGCCGGAACAATCGCGGTGCGGGTTTCGAATTGTCGCGCGCCGCGCAGAAGATCTTTTAG
- a CDS encoding GNAT family N-acetyltransferase codes for MPVVQNNGKSRFELEVEGHTAIAAYTLAGDVITFTHTEVPKELGGKGVGSQLAKGALDSVRAQKLRVIPRCPFIKAYIEKNAEYQDLLAH; via the coding sequence ATGCCGGTGGTTCAGAACAATGGAAAGTCCCGCTTCGAGCTTGAAGTCGAAGGCCACACCGCGATCGCGGCTTACACGCTCGCCGGTGATGTGATTACCTTCACGCACACTGAGGTTCCGAAGGAACTCGGCGGCAAAGGCGTCGGATCGCAATTGGCGAAAGGCGCGCTCGATAGCGTCAGGGCGCAAAAGCTGCGCGTCATTCCGCGCTGCCCATTCATCAAGGCCTATATCGAGAAGAACGCCGAATATCAGGATTTGCTGGCGCACTAA